In Fastidiosipila sp., a single genomic region encodes these proteins:
- a CDS encoding BMP family ABC transporter substrate-binding protein codes for MKKFLVTLLALLLVLSFTLLAACAPKQGGEGEPTGSESAGPAESGKETDPEPEPAKKIRVAAIFPGSIQDMGWNQSGYESLMQLKDEGFEVSFQENVDMSALKDVIRSYASEGYDLVIGHDFFHTDPVIEVAPEFPDTMFGVVGGTHAEGNVVTVGGTNWEGAYLAGAFAGLTTKTNKIGLINTADGDVARRMRNAFELGAREYNPDVVALHTFTGSWDDSVKAKELAIAMAKDGVDIILTQTGQANVGAVEGCQEAGIFAIGAPNDFSEIAPETIMATSYIPSGAQLYYLAHLFAEGNLEGKFYELGVKEGAEDIIIHHDFPQDIIDKVMKVRQDLADKKIDRPSGD; via the coding sequence ATGAAAAAATTTTTGGTCACTTTACTGGCATTGCTCCTGGTACTGTCCTTCACCTTACTGGCAGCCTGTGCGCCCAAACAGGGTGGCGAGGGGGAACCAACAGGAAGTGAGAGTGCGGGTCCGGCAGAAAGCGGAAAAGAAACAGATCCCGAACCTGAGCCAGCAAAAAAGATCAGAGTCGCAGCTATCTTCCCCGGCTCCATTCAGGATATGGGTTGGAATCAAAGCGGCTACGAAAGCCTGATGCAACTGAAAGACGAAGGCTTTGAAGTCAGCTTCCAGGAAAACGTTGACATGTCAGCGCTGAAGGATGTCATCAGGAGCTACGCGTCGGAAGGCTACGATTTGGTAATCGGGCACGATTTCTTCCACACGGATCCCGTCATTGAGGTTGCGCCGGAGTTCCCTGACACCATGTTTGGTGTTGTTGGCGGAACCCATGCCGAAGGTAATGTTGTGACTGTCGGTGGCACCAACTGGGAAGGTGCGTACCTGGCAGGCGCGTTTGCCGGTCTTACAACCAAAACGAACAAGATTGGACTCATTAATACGGCAGATGGAGACGTTGCCCGAAGAATGAGAAATGCATTTGAGCTTGGTGCCCGGGAATACAACCCGGATGTGGTGGCCTTGCATACCTTCACCGGCAGCTGGGATGATTCGGTTAAAGCAAAGGAACTGGCGATTGCCATGGCCAAAGATGGTGTCGATATTATTCTGACCCAGACTGGTCAAGCGAACGTCGGAGCAGTTGAAGGTTGTCAGGAAGCCGGCATTTTTGCGATTGGCGCACCGAACGACTTCAGCGAAATCGCACCGGAAACAATCATGGCGACCAGCTACATTCCGTCAGGTGCTCAACTTTACTACCTTGCGCACTTGTTTGCTGAAGGCAATCTGGAAGGGAAATTCTATGAATTGGGAGTCAAGGAAGGTGCCGAGGACATCATCATCCATCACGATTTCCCACAAGACATCATCGACAAGGTCATGAAAGTGAGACAGGATCTTGCTGACAAGAAGATTGACCGGCCTTCGGGCGACTAG
- the mch gene encoding methenyltetrahydromethanopterin cyclohydrolase — MLSVNERAMEIVRRIIDQADVLGVEVHRTKSGATVIDMGVNARGGWRAASLFCEATLGGLGQVSYSTFDLDGIELPQVEMYVDEPAIALLGSQISGWPLNEFKNPDGVVPLISGPVRAVVEKDMFGKPVPYRDEEADEVVVGLQDNRLPDETIIQSIVDKTKRPARKIFILVAATSSLVGSINVVSRTLETAIWRVHDLGLDVNEIVAAWGKAPVPPISADEFTAMVRTNTYTYYGGTASFILRADDNKVKEMVKQFPLAPHTCDYYGIPFRKLLEQAGGDIFALEGFVHNVTKAMINNISSGRIYSVGAVDKKMLLGCLDD, encoded by the coding sequence TTGTTAAGCGTAAACGAGAGAGCGATGGAAATCGTTCGAAGAATTATTGATCAGGCAGATGTTTTAGGTGTCGAAGTCCATCGGACAAAAAGCGGTGCAACCGTCATTGACATGGGTGTGAATGCCCGGGGCGGCTGGCGCGCGGCCAGTTTGTTTTGCGAAGCGACACTCGGCGGGTTGGGGCAGGTCAGTTACAGTACTTTTGACTTGGACGGAATCGAACTCCCGCAGGTTGAAATGTATGTCGATGAACCGGCAATCGCCCTTTTGGGAAGTCAGATTTCAGGCTGGCCTCTCAATGAGTTCAAGAACCCCGATGGCGTGGTCCCTCTGATTTCCGGACCGGTTCGTGCTGTTGTCGAAAAAGATATGTTCGGTAAGCCGGTGCCATACCGGGATGAGGAAGCGGATGAGGTAGTAGTTGGTTTGCAGGACAACAGGCTCCCGGACGAGACGATAATCCAAAGTATCGTGGACAAGACAAAACGGCCTGCCAGAAAAATATTCATCCTGGTAGCCGCGACTTCCAGTCTGGTTGGAAGCATCAATGTGGTGTCCCGGACCCTGGAGACAGCAATCTGGCGAGTGCATGATTTAGGACTGGATGTCAATGAGATTGTGGCGGCATGGGGCAAGGCTCCTGTCCCCCCTATTTCAGCCGATGAATTTACTGCCATGGTCAGAACCAATACGTACACATACTATGGCGGAACCGCAAGCTTTATCCTGAGAGCCGATGACAACAAGGTTAAAGAGATGGTTAAACAGTTTCCGCTTGCGCCGCATACCTGTGATTATTACGGAATTCCATTCCGAAAATTGCTGGAACAAGCAGGAGGCGATATTTTTGCCCTCGAGGGATTTGTTCATAATGTGACCAAGGCCATGATCAACAACATATCAAGTGGCCGTATTTATTCTGTGGGGGCTGTTGATAAAAAGATGCTCCTTGGTTGTCTGGATGACTAG
- a CDS encoding rubrerythrin family protein, with translation MKDLKGTKTEKNLQEAFAGESMAHTKYQYYASKAKKEGYEQIAAFFDETSRNEKEHAKLWFKYLHGGDVPASTVNLEDAADGENYEWTDMYARFADDAEEEGFKDIAKKFRLVGEVEKNHEIRYRRLLANIEEDIVFVREDGETVWICRNCGHLHVGKKAPKLCPTCDHPQAYFEIHAINY, from the coding sequence ATGAAGGATCTAAAAGGCACGAAAACTGAAAAGAACCTGCAGGAAGCTTTTGCGGGTGAATCCATGGCGCACACCAAGTATCAGTATTATGCGTCCAAGGCAAAGAAAGAAGGTTATGAGCAAATTGCTGCCTTCTTCGACGAGACATCAAGAAATGAGAAGGAACATGCCAAGCTCTGGTTCAAGTATCTGCACGGAGGCGATGTTCCGGCGTCAACAGTGAATCTGGAAGATGCCGCGGACGGTGAGAATTACGAGTGGACCGACATGTACGCCCGGTTCGCCGATGACGCTGAAGAAGAGGGCTTCAAAGATATCGCCAAGAAATTCCGCCTTGTGGGCGAGGTGGAAAAAAACCACGAGATCCGTTACCGCCGCCTTTTGGCCAATATTGAGGAAGATATTGTGTTCGTGAGGGAAGACGGTGAAACCGTCTGGATTTGCCGTAACTGCGGCCATCTCCACGTCGGGAAGAAAGCTCCGAAGCTCTGCCCGACATGTGATCATCCGCAAGCTTACTTTGAAATTCATGCAATAAATTACTAG
- a CDS encoding ABC transporter permease — translation MTLILKLFPVFSVLAALLISSILIAMVGIDPWKAFYQLIRGSLGNKYGLGETFAKFIPLQFCGLAFLFGIKSGFFNAGTEGQFYVGALAGAMAGVYLTGLPPVLHILAVIIVSFVAGAIWASIAGILKVTLGVSEIINTIMLIYVANLLVDHLIDGPLAEPGGLISQTAPIAESARLPIVISGTRLHLGFPIALLITLIVYLIIYRTSFGYQLRMAGQNPEVARFSGMNNNALVLTSVIISGGLAGIGGSIETMGSLIRLTPGFSGGYGFDAIGVVVLGNGTPLGLTIASLLFSVLRVGAGAMQRNMNVPYPLVNVIQGLIILFIVGGSYISTKLEMITGRRY, via the coding sequence GTGACGCTGATTCTCAAATTATTTCCCGTCTTCAGTGTGCTTGCCGCCTTACTGATTTCTTCAATTCTGATAGCAATGGTAGGAATCGACCCTTGGAAGGCCTTCTATCAGCTCATCCGAGGTTCTTTGGGGAATAAATACGGCCTTGGCGAAACCTTTGCCAAATTTATCCCGCTGCAGTTTTGCGGTTTGGCATTCCTGTTCGGCATTAAGTCGGGGTTTTTCAATGCGGGAACGGAGGGACAGTTTTATGTCGGCGCTCTTGCAGGAGCAATGGCAGGCGTATATCTGACGGGACTCCCGCCTGTTTTACATATTCTGGCGGTCATTATTGTCTCTTTTGTCGCAGGTGCCATCTGGGCGTCCATTGCCGGAATACTGAAAGTGACGCTGGGTGTCAGCGAAATCATTAATACCATTATGTTGATCTATGTCGCAAATCTGCTCGTCGATCATCTCATCGACGGGCCGCTTGCCGAACCGGGTGGACTTATTTCGCAAACAGCACCCATTGCAGAAAGTGCCAGATTGCCGATTGTGATCAGCGGAACGCGATTACATCTTGGATTTCCTATCGCACTGCTCATTACCCTCATTGTCTACCTCATTATCTACCGGACCTCGTTCGGTTATCAATTACGTATGGCCGGTCAAAATCCTGAAGTTGCCCGTTTTTCCGGAATGAACAACAACGCCCTGGTTCTCACATCGGTCATCATCTCAGGCGGACTGGCGGGTATTGGCGGTTCAATCGAGACGATGGGCTCGCTGATTCGTCTTACCCCGGGTTTTTCGGGGGGTTACGGCTTTGATGCCATAGGGGTGGTAGTCCTGGGCAATGGAACACCTTTGGGTCTCACGATTGCCAGTTTGCTGTTTTCTGTTCTCCGAGTAGGGGCGGGAGCGATGCAGCGAAACATGAACGTTCCCTATCCGCTCGTCAATGTGATTCAGGGACTGATTATCCTGTTCATCGTGGGTGGATCTTATATATCGACGAAACTTGAGATGATCACCGGAAGGAGGTACTAG
- a CDS encoding ABC transporter permease, whose amino-acid sequence MGINDSTSITWIMMSIRMTAPILFAALGGLLTSRVGIFNLALEGMMLSGAFFGYYASLMSGSPLFGVLIALLVGILLGLLFAFFTVTLNVNQVLTSIGINTMALGLTSYLSRILLVDAKVIIAPTFKSINIPVLSDLPVVGPILFKHSVLIYFALILVIFMHWFLFKTTTGLNLRAIGEDATVCKTVGINVARYRYLATICSGALAAVGGAYITTVAVNRFLENIVEGRGWIAFAAVIFGSNMPWGIFGACLLFGSATALQMLLQVQGIQLPYRFTLMLPYVVTMVALAAISKKNRKERLAS is encoded by the coding sequence TTGGGTATCAATGATTCAACGTCTATTACCTGGATTATGATGTCTATCCGGATGACAGCTCCTATTCTCTTTGCTGCACTGGGGGGCTTATTGACCAGCAGAGTTGGAATATTCAATCTTGCTCTCGAGGGCATGATGCTGTCCGGCGCCTTTTTCGGATATTACGCCTCACTGATGAGCGGGAGTCCCTTGTTCGGCGTCTTGATTGCTTTACTCGTAGGGATTTTGCTGGGTTTGTTGTTTGCCTTTTTTACAGTCACGCTCAATGTGAACCAGGTATTGACGTCGATTGGAATCAATACCATGGCCTTGGGGTTGACAAGTTATCTATCACGCATCCTGCTCGTTGATGCCAAGGTTATCATCGCTCCAACGTTTAAAAGTATCAATATCCCGGTACTAAGTGACCTGCCCGTCGTTGGGCCGATTCTTTTCAAACACAGTGTACTGATCTATTTTGCCCTCATTCTGGTAATATTCATGCACTGGTTTTTGTTCAAGACAACAACGGGACTTAACTTGCGGGCGATTGGCGAGGACGCGACCGTTTGCAAAACGGTGGGAATCAACGTGGCCCGTTATCGCTATTTGGCAACCATTTGTTCCGGCGCTCTCGCGGCCGTAGGGGGAGCCTACATTACTACAGTTGCGGTCAACCGGTTTTTGGAAAATATCGTTGAAGGCAGAGGATGGATTGCTTTTGCTGCAGTCATATTCGGAAGCAATATGCCGTGGGGGATATTCGGAGCCTGTCTCTTGTTCGGCTCGGCAACCGCCTTGCAGATGCTCCTGCAGGTACAGGGCATACAGCTCCCATACAGGTTTACACTGATGCTTCCCTACGTAGTCACCATGGTAGCCTTGGCTGCGATATCCAAGAAGAACAGAAAGGAAAGATTAGCTTCATGA
- a CDS encoding polysaccharide deacetylase family protein: MTTRKRMAITFDGAPNPPGTLNVLAALAKHGIKGTFFMEGHRLEKEAATAVKVKEEGHEIGNHSYSHPMFDEIDLETARQEIQKTDHLLKEKVGVETKLFRPPAGQLNYEVVSQILQMGYEVVVWSNNIPVYDWAGPTAEKVAERIISNARDDESIIVFHDRIEIVPEVLDLIIPALRGKRFEFVTISQLDKKGVIR; this comes from the coding sequence ATGACGACACGAAAAAGAATGGCCATAACCTTTGACGGGGCCCCTAACCCGCCGGGTACACTCAATGTCTTGGCTGCACTTGCCAAACATGGGATCAAGGGCACTTTCTTTATGGAAGGCCACCGTCTGGAAAAGGAAGCGGCTACAGCCGTTAAGGTCAAAGAGGAGGGACACGAAATTGGGAATCACAGTTATTCCCATCCCATGTTCGATGAGATCGACTTGGAGACGGCCAGACAGGAAATCCAAAAGACAGACCATCTTCTTAAAGAAAAGGTCGGGGTTGAGACAAAACTGTTCAGACCTCCGGCAGGCCAGTTGAACTACGAGGTAGTTTCCCAAATTCTTCAGATGGGCTACGAAGTCGTCGTGTGGAGTAACAATATTCCTGTCTATGACTGGGCAGGCCCGACAGCTGAAAAAGTGGCTGAAAGGATTATCTCGAACGCCAGAGATGATGAATCGATCATTGTTTTTCATGACAGGATTGAGATCGTGCCTGAAGTTCTGGACCTAATCATTCCCGCTCTTCGAGGTAAAAGATTCGAATTTGTGACGATTTCACAGTTGGATAAGAAAGGCGTGATCCGATAG
- a CDS encoding ABC transporter ATP-binding protein: MQTECLLETRNITKRFPGVLANDKIHCIIKKGEIHTFLGENGAGKSTLMNILYGLYQPQEGQIYFDGQEVKMDSPSTAMQLGIGMIHQHFMLIPNLTVLENVILGLPSSKPPLLQLDKARAKVKEIFEKYRFEIDVDAKIRNLSVGAQQRVEIIKALYRNAKLMILDEPTAVLTPQESMELFKILRDLKAGGSSIIFISHKIEEVLEISDRITILRDGRVVDTVIGSETSREELSRLMVGRPVSMEIDKPEAKPGDVFLELTEVNMTDEKGKQLLSDISLQVRAGEIVGIAGVDGNGQDELSFALSGLRKITSGSIKIKGEEVRDKKPKQILETGFSHIPADRARFGLVRDFTIAENLIAYNHNKKPISKWGFLNLRRIAKYAEGLINDYDIRTPGPHICASSLSGGNQQKVVLAKEFDRTPEILLVVQPTRGLDIGAREYVHGELLRQRESGKAILLISTDLEEVRSLSDRLAVMYGGRIMGVVNPAETKVEKIGLMMAGIAN; this comes from the coding sequence ATGCAAACTGAATGCCTGTTAGAAACCCGGAACATTACCAAACGGTTTCCTGGTGTGCTCGCCAACGACAAAATCCACTGCATCATTAAGAAAGGCGAGATTCACACTTTTCTGGGTGAAAATGGCGCAGGCAAATCAACTCTCATGAACATCCTGTATGGTTTGTACCAGCCACAGGAGGGCCAGATTTATTTCGATGGCCAGGAAGTGAAAATGGACTCGCCCAGCACAGCTATGCAGTTGGGCATCGGAATGATTCATCAGCATTTCATGCTGATACCCAACCTGACGGTTCTGGAAAATGTCATTCTGGGCCTGCCCTCCTCGAAGCCTCCGTTACTTCAGCTGGATAAAGCCAGAGCCAAGGTCAAGGAAATTTTTGAAAAATATCGTTTCGAAATTGACGTTGATGCAAAGATAAGGAATCTGTCGGTTGGTGCTCAGCAAAGGGTCGAGATTATTAAGGCCCTGTACAGAAATGCTAAACTGATGATTCTTGATGAACCTACGGCGGTATTAACGCCTCAGGAAAGCATGGAATTGTTTAAAATACTGAGGGACTTGAAGGCAGGCGGCAGTTCGATCATCTTCATTTCTCACAAAATTGAAGAAGTGCTGGAAATCAGTGACAGAATTACAATCCTGCGGGACGGTAGGGTTGTTGATACAGTCATTGGTTCAGAAACAAGCAGGGAAGAACTGTCACGTCTGATGGTGGGACGTCCCGTTTCGATGGAGATTGATAAGCCGGAAGCAAAACCGGGCGATGTATTCCTCGAGTTGACTGAGGTGAACATGACTGACGAAAAAGGAAAACAACTTTTGTCGGATATTTCGCTTCAAGTCAGAGCCGGTGAAATTGTCGGCATTGCAGGCGTCGACGGCAATGGCCAGGATGAGCTGTCTTTTGCCCTGAGCGGTCTTCGAAAGATCACGAGTGGAAGCATCAAGATCAAGGGTGAAGAGGTTCGTGATAAAAAGCCAAAGCAGATTTTGGAAACGGGTTTTTCTCATATCCCTGCCGACCGGGCCAGGTTTGGTTTAGTGAGGGATTTTACGATTGCTGAGAACCTGATTGCCTACAACCATAACAAGAAACCGATATCAAAATGGGGCTTTTTGAATTTGCGCAGAATTGCCAAATATGCAGAAGGCTTGATCAATGACTATGACATAAGAACACCGGGACCTCACATATGTGCAAGCAGCCTGTCGGGAGGGAACCAGCAGAAGGTCGTTTTGGCGAAAGAATTTGACAGGACTCCTGAAATATTGTTGGTCGTTCAGCCTACCCGGGGTTTGGATATCGGAGCGAGAGAATACGTTCACGGGGAGTTGCTGCGCCAAAGAGAAAGCGGCAAAGCCATCCTGCTTATTTCGACCGACCTGGAGGAAGTGCGTTCCCTGTCCGACAGATTGGCTGTCATGTATGGGGGGCGCATTATGGGGGTTGTTAATCCTGCCGAAACCAAGGTCGAGAAGATCGGCCTGATGATGGCGGGTATTGCAAATTAG
- a CDS encoding flavodoxin family protein produces MSQQNDIEVRILGVSGSPQRGATEFSVREALRAAAEIPGVTVDFIDLKGRKMNFCIHCNRCVKNGFLYCPTFKDDLTEDIYQRYLEADGFIIGSPVYQMTLTGQLQTFFNRLRPIAALYSKGHWATKVGGAIAVGGTRHGGQETTLAAINNYFLCTGMVNVSGGIFAYNGGSVWSQNRRAEGASDDTVGMTSVRVLGRRVAYVAKMLKAGFDFVGETYPPDVLTGVVPDEDNEERREKFIGK; encoded by the coding sequence TTGTCTCAACAAAACGACATCGAAGTCAGGATTTTAGGAGTAAGTGGCAGCCCGCAAAGAGGTGCGACCGAATTCAGTGTCCGGGAGGCACTTCGGGCGGCAGCTGAGATACCGGGAGTTACAGTGGATTTCATCGACCTGAAGGGCAGAAAAATGAACTTCTGTATCCACTGCAATCGATGCGTGAAAAACGGTTTTCTTTACTGCCCGACATTCAAGGATGATTTGACGGAAGACATTTACCAGCGTTATCTGGAGGCGGATGGTTTTATCATCGGTTCTCCTGTCTATCAAATGACATTAACAGGCCAGCTTCAGACATTTTTCAACAGGCTTCGGCCAATTGCCGCCCTTTACAGCAAGGGGCACTGGGCAACGAAAGTGGGGGGCGCCATTGCCGTAGGCGGAACCCGGCATGGTGGCCAGGAGACAACTCTTGCTGCTATCAATAACTATTTTTTATGCACAGGCATGGTCAATGTGAGCGGAGGGATTTTTGCCTACAACGGAGGTTCTGTTTGGTCCCAAAACAGGCGGGCAGAAGGGGCAAGCGATGACACTGTGGGTATGACATCTGTCCGGGTGCTGGGGCGTCGGGTGGCCTATGTCGCCAAGATGCTCAAGGCCGGATTCGATTTTGTAGGTGAGACGTACCCGCCTGATGTCCTGACAGGCGTCGTGCCAGACGAAGACAATGAAGAGAGAAGAGAAAAGTTCATAGGCAAATAG